The Flavobacterium sp. 123 genome contains a region encoding:
- a CDS encoding HPP family protein — MPIQKIKRSYRKTKYVLYKETLVDFEEHFWAFLGSFVAIGILAYIQSIHFSGNDAVYLIGSFGASSVLVYGIIQSPFSQPRNLVGGHLISAFVGVTVHKLVPDIIWIAAPMAVSLSIVLMQITKTLHPPGGATALIAIIGSDKIKALGYTYLFSPVLIGVLILLLAALIFNNMTSKRQYPNHKKYHTIKKRIRAVFKTDPIS, encoded by the coding sequence ATGCCAATTCAGAAAATAAAACGGAGTTATCGCAAAACAAAATACGTTCTTTACAAAGAGACTTTGGTAGACTTTGAAGAACATTTTTGGGCATTTTTAGGCTCCTTTGTTGCTATTGGAATTTTAGCCTACATCCAATCCATCCATTTTTCAGGAAATGATGCAGTATACTTGATTGGCTCATTTGGAGCTTCGAGCGTATTAGTTTATGGAATTATCCAAAGTCCATTTTCGCAACCCCGTAACTTAGTTGGAGGCCACTTAATCTCTGCTTTTGTAGGAGTTACAGTTCACAAGTTAGTTCCTGATATTATTTGGATTGCTGCGCCAATGGCTGTTTCACTTTCTATAGTTTTGATGCAAATTACCAAAACTTTACATCCGCCAGGAGGAGCTACTGCTCTTATAGCTATCATAGGTTCGGATAAAATAAAAGCGCTAGGTTACACCTATCTATTTTCTCCAGTTCTGATTGGTGTATTGATTTTACTCCTAGCTGCCTTAATTTTCAACAATATGACTTCAAAAAGGCAATATCCGAATCATAAAAAATACCATACAATAAAAAAAAGAATTAGAGCAGTTTTCAAAACAGATCCGATTTCTTGA
- a CDS encoding sugar O-acetyltransferase, whose product MKTEKEKMIAGEYYLAGDPILVKDRRKSKNLLHRLNVIEYRITKKAREILRELIPNAGANLYIEPPFFCDYGYNIYCGENVYFNVNCVVLDCAKVTIGSNVFFAPGVQLYTATHPLDAELRKTLENALPITIGDDCWIGGNTVICPGITIGNGCVIGAGSVVTKNIPDNSLAVGNPAKVIRKLNQ is encoded by the coding sequence ATGAAAACTGAAAAAGAGAAAATGATAGCTGGAGAATACTATTTAGCTGGCGATCCTATTTTAGTAAAAGACAGACGAAAATCAAAAAACCTACTCCATCGGTTAAATGTTATCGAATATAGAATAACTAAAAAAGCAAGAGAAATACTCCGAGAATTAATTCCAAATGCTGGGGCAAATTTATACATCGAGCCACCTTTTTTTTGTGATTATGGGTATAATATTTATTGTGGAGAAAATGTGTATTTCAATGTGAATTGCGTTGTTTTAGACTGCGCAAAAGTGACGATAGGTTCTAATGTGTTTTTTGCACCTGGAGTCCAACTCTACACCGCAACTCATCCTCTTGATGCAGAACTTAGAAAAACACTCGAAAATGCGTTACCCATAACCATCGGAGACGATTGCTGGATTGGCGGAAATACCGTCATTTGTCCCGGAATAACTATTGGAAATGGTTGCGTAATTGGTGCTGGATCTGTGGTTACAAAAAACATTCCTGATAATTCTCTAGCTGTAGGAAATCCAGCTAAAGTGATTCGGAAATTGAACCAATAA
- a CDS encoding CDP-alcohol phosphatidyltransferase family protein: protein MSKLAAQDKFLDLSDYGRPFGKLLANQLKNTRFTPIHVTLLFGVSGLIAIYCILEGYYFLAGLFIVLKSIIDAADGELARIKNTPSYVGRYLDSVFDIILNFLFFTTICYVSKTSIWTTLLAFICIQLQGTLYNYYYVILRNKSVGGDSTSKIFEYKSPRALPGESQKSVDILFLIYTIVYGSFDKIIHTLDKEAYKVKTFPNWFMTFVSIYGLGFQLLIIAIMLPMNLIEYIVPFFIVYTLFIFVLIGVRKTVFKV, encoded by the coding sequence ATGTCAAAACTAGCTGCTCAGGATAAATTTCTAGATTTATCAGATTACGGAAGGCCTTTTGGAAAACTGTTAGCAAATCAATTAAAAAACACTCGTTTCACACCTATTCATGTGACCTTACTTTTTGGGGTATCTGGCTTAATTGCTATATACTGCATTTTAGAAGGATATTATTTTCTTGCTGGTTTATTCATCGTTTTAAAATCTATAATTGATGCTGCAGATGGTGAATTAGCGAGGATAAAAAACACACCATCTTATGTAGGTCGTTATCTCGACAGTGTGTTTGATATCATCTTGAATTTTTTGTTTTTTACAACCATTTGTTATGTTTCTAAAACTTCTATTTGGACTACACTTTTAGCTTTTATATGCATTCAATTACAAGGTACTTTATACAATTATTATTATGTAATTCTAAGAAATAAATCTGTGGGTGGAGATTCAACTAGTAAAATTTTTGAATACAAATCTCCAAGAGCTTTGCCGGGCGAAAGTCAAAAATCAGTTGATATTCTGTTCCTAATTTATACTATTGTATATGGCAGTTTCGACAAAATAATTCACACACTAGATAAAGAAGCTTACAAGGTAAAAACGTTTCCAAATTGGTTTATGACTTTTGTTTCTATTTACGGTTTAGGCTTTCAATTGCTTATTATTGCCATTATGTTACCAATGAATTTAATAGAGTACATAGTCCCGTTTTTTATCGTTTACACTTTGTTTATTTTTGTGCTCATTGGAGTCCGAAAAACAGTTTTTAAGGTATAA
- a CDS encoding T9SS type B sorting domain-containing protein, which yields MKSLGKKIFYILLCCNFYVVQAQYITVDDSKTAQELVSELIPNNSCVTVSGEKISGDTSPLTSNSFGFFNQNRSSFPFSEGIVLSTWSSEKSVGPFISINKGDSEWTGDSDLESALGLVSNTTYNATALEFDFVPTSSFISFDYIFASNEYQYDFPCKHSDGFAFLIKDITVSPNTPYTNIAKLPNDTPVSSFTIHPTISYTDSFGINTSCVSENEAFFGQLNTNPTNTSPINYSGQTKVLNAQTTVIPNNKYHIKLVLADSDSKYWNSAVFLKAGSFLSKIDLGINRLLTSNNPICYGDSFLINTNLTDPSYSFKWFKNGNSLPILGETSASLLVTNAGNYSVEVTNSNDCITFGEIKIEYSSEIKTTDINLQKCVFDENKTAVFDLTTAEEIIKSIDTNLNVTAYYETKTGETLSNQILNPNLYNKIPTSDQTVYALVKNIFDCSRILNINLHTLSGTQINSTNAKLPIITEFSGNENSVELIPPSGGGNFEFSLDGMNYQVNPLFLNVPMGNYNAYIKNSETCEYLSFPVTVLDYPRFFTPNGDNYNDYWKINNLDLYPNTTLFVYNRFGKLLKQLLPSGDGWDGTFNGLNLPSDDYWFTLNLEGTKEYKGHFSLKR from the coding sequence ATGAAATCTCTTGGAAAAAAAATATTTTATATTCTCTTGTGCTGTAATTTCTATGTCGTACAGGCACAATATATTACTGTAGATGATTCAAAAACAGCGCAAGAACTTGTATCCGAATTAATACCTAATAATTCCTGCGTTACTGTAAGTGGAGAGAAAATTTCTGGAGATACTAGTCCACTGACAAGCAATAGTTTTGGTTTTTTCAATCAAAACAGAAGCAGTTTCCCTTTCTCAGAGGGGATTGTTCTGAGCACTTGGTCTAGTGAAAAATCTGTTGGGCCTTTTATATCAATTAACAAAGGTGATTCGGAATGGACTGGCGATTCTGATTTAGAATCGGCATTAGGTTTAGTTTCTAATACAACTTACAACGCTACAGCTTTAGAATTTGACTTTGTACCCACTTCTAGTTTTATTAGTTTTGATTATATATTTGCATCTAATGAGTATCAATATGATTTCCCTTGTAAACACTCCGATGGATTTGCTTTTTTAATAAAAGACATAACTGTATCGCCAAATACTCCTTACACTAATATTGCAAAACTCCCAAATGACACTCCTGTTTCTTCCTTCACCATTCACCCTACTATTAGTTATACAGATTCGTTTGGGATAAATACAAGTTGCGTTTCTGAAAACGAAGCGTTTTTTGGCCAATTAAATACAAATCCAACAAATACAAGCCCAATAAATTATAGTGGTCAAACCAAAGTTTTAAACGCTCAAACAACTGTAATTCCAAACAACAAATACCATATTAAATTAGTTCTTGCAGATAGTGATAGTAAATATTGGAATTCTGCAGTTTTCTTGAAAGCAGGAAGTTTTTTATCTAAAATAGATTTAGGAATTAATCGGTTGTTAACTTCTAATAATCCTATTTGCTATGGCGATTCCTTTTTAATAAACACCAATTTAACAGATCCTTCCTATAGCTTTAAATGGTTTAAAAACGGCAATTCATTACCTATCTTAGGTGAAACTAGTGCTTCATTATTAGTTACTAATGCTGGAAATTATAGCGTTGAAGTAACAAATAGCAATGACTGTATTACATTTGGCGAAATAAAAATTGAATATTCCTCAGAGATAAAAACAACTGATATAAATCTTCAAAAGTGTGTTTTTGATGAAAATAAAACAGCAGTTTTTGATTTAACAACAGCAGAAGAAATCATTAAAAGTATTGATACAAACCTAAATGTTACTGCCTATTATGAAACAAAAACTGGTGAGACTTTATCCAATCAGATTTTAAATCCTAATTTGTATAACAAAATACCAACTTCAGATCAAACTGTATACGCATTAGTGAAAAACATTTTTGATTGTAGTCGCATCTTAAATATAAATCTTCACACACTTTCAGGAACTCAAATCAATTCAACTAACGCTAAATTGCCTATAATTACTGAATTTTCAGGTAATGAAAATTCAGTAGAATTAATTCCCCCAAGCGGAGGAGGTAATTTTGAGTTTTCATTAGATGGAATGAATTATCAAGTCAATCCTTTATTCTTAAATGTTCCAATGGGGAATTATAACGCCTATATAAAAAATTCAGAAACGTGTGAATACTTAAGCTTTCCTGTTACTGTCCTTGATTATCCTAGATTTTTTACTCCAAATGGAGATAATTACAATGATTATTGGAAAATAAACAATCTTGATTTATACCCTAATACTACCCTATTTGTATACAATCGTTTTGGAAAACTTCTAAAACAACTTTTACCATCTGGAGATGGATGGGACGGCACTTTTAACGGTTTAAACTTACCATCCGATGACTATTGGTTTACATTAAATCTAGAAGGCACTAAAGAATACAAAGGCCATTTCAGTTTAAAACGATAA
- a CDS encoding ABC transporter permease, with the protein MKRLLSIELQKIWLNKASRILTLTYFILLSFIALIASIKFDLGVFKFHLAEMGIFNFPFIWHFNTYIAAILKFFLAIVIVSMMANEYSYGTLKQNLIDGMSKKEFILSKFLTVVLFAFCTTLFVFLMSLILGYSFSSYTEFSIVFSDLEYLLAFFVKLVGFFSFCLFLGILVKRSAFALGFLLVWNIIESIAKGILTFKIFPESDIPSYITPFFPLESMSNLIVEPFSRLSLVKTIGTQIGLENIKDYDVHFSTILIVLTWTFIFISLSIKLLKNRDL; encoded by the coding sequence ATGAAACGATTACTCTCTATAGAATTGCAAAAAATATGGTTAAACAAAGCAAGCAGAATACTTACTTTAACCTACTTTATTTTACTTTCGTTTATTGCACTTATAGCATCAATAAAATTTGATCTTGGTGTTTTTAAATTTCATCTTGCTGAAATGGGAATTTTTAATTTCCCTTTTATTTGGCATTTTAACACCTATATTGCCGCTATTTTAAAGTTCTTTTTGGCTATAGTTATTGTCTCTATGATGGCGAATGAATATAGTTATGGAACCTTAAAACAGAATCTTATTGACGGAATGAGTAAGAAGGAATTTATTTTGTCAAAATTTTTAACCGTGGTTTTATTTGCCTTCTGTACCACTCTGTTTGTGTTCTTAATGAGTCTAATTCTTGGGTATAGTTTTTCATCTTACACGGAATTTAGTATTGTTTTTTCTGACTTAGAATACCTTTTGGCCTTTTTTGTAAAATTGGTTGGTTTTTTCTCGTTCTGTTTATTTTTAGGAATATTAGTCAAACGTTCTGCTTTTGCACTTGGTTTTCTTTTGGTTTGGAATATTATTGAAAGTATAGCTAAAGGAATTCTAACTTTCAAAATATTTCCCGAAAGCGATATTCCAAGTTATATAACACCGTTTTTCCCTTTAGAGTCTATGTCTAATTTAATTGTTGAACCTTTCTCAAGACTATCTTTAGTAAAAACTATTGGCACTCAAATAGGACTTGAAAATATCAAAGATTATGATGTTCATTTTTCTACTATTTTAATCGTTTTAACCTGGACTTTCATTTTTATTTCATTATCGATCAAACTACTTAAAAATAGAGATTTATAG
- a CDS encoding ABC transporter ATP-binding protein gives METILTIQNLNKRYGRIQALKDVSFEIKKGHVYGILGPNGSGKSTTLGIVLNVVNKTSGKYSWFNGQMQTHEALKKVGAIIERPNFYPYMTAEENLKLVCKIKGIEYIKIDEKLSLVGLNDRKSSKFSTFSLGMKQRLAIASALLNDPEILILDEPTNGLDPQGIHQIRDIIKQVAANGTTILLASHLLDEVEKICSHVLILRKGLILYSGLVDGMTANEGFFELQATNLEHLIEVLKTHPAVEKVKKEDDKVLVYLKSPLEATDLNRFLFEKNISVSHLVKRKNSLEEQFLELTNHK, from the coding sequence TTGGAAACAATACTTACAATTCAGAATCTTAATAAAAGGTATGGTCGCATCCAAGCCCTAAAAGATGTCTCATTCGAAATAAAAAAAGGACATGTTTATGGAATTTTGGGGCCTAACGGAAGTGGTAAATCCACTACGCTAGGAATTGTCCTTAATGTAGTCAATAAAACATCTGGAAAATATAGTTGGTTTAACGGGCAAATGCAAACCCATGAAGCCTTAAAAAAGGTTGGTGCCATTATTGAAAGACCCAATTTTTATCCTTACATGACTGCAGAGGAAAATCTGAAGTTAGTTTGTAAAATAAAAGGAATTGAGTACATTAAAATAGATGAAAAACTAAGTCTAGTAGGACTTAATGATCGGAAATCAAGTAAATTCAGTACTTTTTCTTTAGGGATGAAACAACGTTTAGCTATTGCTTCTGCTCTACTAAATGACCCTGAAATTTTGATTCTTGATGAGCCTACAAATGGTTTAGATCCTCAAGGAATTCATCAAATTCGAGATATCATAAAACAAGTAGCCGCTAACGGAACTACTATTTTATTAGCATCTCATTTATTAGACGAAGTAGAAAAAATATGCTCTCATGTCTTGATTTTAAGAAAAGGCCTGATTTTATATTCCGGTTTAGTTGACGGAATGACCGCAAATGAAGGGTTTTTCGAATTACAAGCCACCAACCTTGAACATTTAATTGAAGTCTTAAAAACACATCCTGCAGTTGAAAAAGTCAAAAAAGAGGATGATAAAGTTTTAGTCTATTTGAAAAGCCCACTAGAAGCAACGGATTTAAACCGGTTTCTTTTTGAAAAAAACATTAGCGTAAGTCATCTTGTAAAAAGAAAAAACAGCCTTGAAGAACAATTTTTAGAATTGACGAACCATAAATAA
- a CDS encoding nucleoid-associated protein: MINLFNTHIETLSIHRVGNKSRNEAIFLSEQPFNLNDEIVPLMKEFFLRPFREKEENYFQFAHEVDLDYNDMYKFASQIFDKPDSLHEVSKQITKHLFEQSNHPHIKNGEVYVTYLTNVNIDNNVVDAIGVFKSEIQADFLQFEEKTTHLEMILQHGVSLNKLDKGCLIFNHKKDEGYKILTVDSNRYDARYWLEHFLSVDAFEDENFITKKYLKFCQNFAKDVVFPAEDKKEEVMFMNRSVNYFAKNDQFEETNFLNEVLDNPDLIPEFKNYKVDKGEKYSIEDVTSFPIANAAVSDARKSIKNVINLDTHIQIKMDFINPESAEKFVEKGWDEEKQMYYYLVYFNKEEKS; this comes from the coding sequence ATGATTAACTTATTCAACACCCACATTGAAACGCTTTCCATACATCGTGTAGGAAATAAAAGCCGCAATGAAGCAATCTTCTTATCAGAGCAACCATTTAATCTAAATGATGAAATTGTGCCGCTGATGAAAGAATTTTTCCTAAGACCCTTTAGAGAAAAAGAAGAAAACTATTTCCAATTTGCTCATGAAGTGGATTTGGATTATAATGACATGTATAAATTTGCTTCTCAAATTTTTGACAAACCAGATAGTTTACATGAGGTTTCAAAACAAATTACAAAGCATTTATTTGAGCAATCAAATCATCCACACATAAAGAATGGTGAAGTTTATGTCACGTATTTGACTAATGTAAACATTGATAACAATGTGGTTGATGCTATTGGTGTTTTCAAAAGTGAGATTCAAGCTGACTTTCTACAATTTGAAGAAAAAACAACACATCTAGAAATGATCTTACAACATGGAGTAAGCTTGAATAAATTAGATAAAGGATGTTTGATTTTTAATCATAAAAAAGACGAAGGATACAAAATCCTTACTGTTGATAGCAACCGTTATGACGCTAGATATTGGTTAGAACATTTCTTATCAGTAGATGCTTTTGAAGACGAAAATTTTATCACTAAAAAATATTTAAAATTCTGTCAGAACTTTGCTAAAGATGTTGTTTTTCCTGCCGAAGACAAGAAAGAAGAAGTTATGTTTATGAATCGTTCTGTGAATTATTTTGCTAAAAACGATCAATTTGAAGAAACTAATTTCTTGAATGAAGTCTTAGACAATCCTGATTTGATTCCTGAATTCAAAAATTACAAAGTTGACAAAGGAGAAAAATACAGCATTGAAGATGTAACTTCTTTTCCGATTGCTAATGCTGCCGTTTCGGATGCTAGAAAATCGATCAAAAATGTTATCAATTTAGATACTCACATTCAAATAAAAATGGATTTCATTAATCCTGAAAGTGCAGAGAAATTTGTAGAAAAAGGTTGGGATGAAGAGAAACAAATGTATTACTATTTAGTTTATTTCAATAAAGAAGAAAAATCATAA
- a CDS encoding chloride channel protein: MNNTTLIKKNYLRIKYQKLIVVSILIGFLSAFLGISLKKTTAYYEEIFFNQASSNPIFFIIFPVFGFSVIYFLREYLFRKKENKGIKEVFESTKSKSNNLPNYKIPSHFINGLLTVAFGGSTGIEVSTVVASATIGAVAQRKQNVFKQYKTELICAGIAAGITALFSSPIAGILFALEVISKKATKTFLITNLIAVTTAFGLVFLLNEKPLFDITITTWHLRAIPYFILLGILAGMNSVYLTRCVLFFNAQFSKIKSHYYKILLGSLFLSICLFLFPQLYGEGYHAIKTIFANSHQNTISFSLALTFIAIVLLKPIVTSLTLASGGDGGVFAPSLFIGAFLGLLVASISNTYLSADIIPLNFMVIGMAAVLSASINAPFTSIFLVCGLTNNYTLFIPIMAVCFISKHTAQLIYPFTVYTYSSSLSK, translated from the coding sequence ATGAACAATACCACTCTGATTAAAAAAAATTACCTCCGAATTAAATATCAAAAATTAATTGTTGTTTCTATTCTAATTGGATTTCTTTCTGCTTTCTTAGGAATCTCATTAAAAAAAACAACAGCGTATTACGAGGAGATTTTTTTTAACCAAGCATCGTCAAACCCTATTTTCTTTATTATTTTTCCTGTTTTTGGTTTTTCAGTTATTTATTTCCTTCGAGAATATCTTTTTAGAAAAAAAGAAAACAAAGGAATCAAAGAAGTTTTTGAAAGCACTAAATCAAAATCGAATAACTTACCTAATTATAAAATTCCTTCTCATTTTATTAATGGATTATTGACGGTAGCTTTTGGCGGATCAACAGGAATCGAGGTATCTACTGTAGTAGCATCAGCTACAATTGGCGCTGTTGCACAACGAAAACAAAATGTTTTTAAACAATACAAAACAGAATTAATTTGTGCTGGAATAGCTGCTGGAATAACCGCTTTATTTAGTAGTCCCATTGCAGGGATTCTTTTTGCACTGGAAGTTATTTCCAAAAAAGCGACCAAAACCTTTTTAATCACAAATTTAATAGCGGTAACAACTGCCTTTGGTCTTGTTTTTTTATTAAACGAAAAACCACTGTTTGACATCACCATTACAACATGGCATTTGAGAGCAATTCCTTATTTTATACTCTTAGGGATTTTAGCAGGAATGAACTCCGTATACCTTACTCGCTGTGTTTTGTTTTTTAATGCCCAATTTTCAAAAATCAAAAGCCATTACTATAAGATTCTATTAGGATCGCTTTTTTTGAGCATTTGTCTGTTCCTATTTCCACAACTTTATGGTGAAGGATATCATGCTATCAAAACTATATTTGCTAATTCACATCAAAATACTATATCCTTTTCTTTAGCACTAACATTTATAGCAATTGTACTTTTAAAACCCATTGTAACTTCATTAACACTAGCTTCTGGAGGAGATGGAGGTGTTTTTGCTCCAAGTCTTTTTATTGGAGCTTTTTTAGGACTACTAGTAGCTTCTATTTCTAATACTTATCTCAGTGCCGATATAATTCCCTTAAATTTTATGGTTATTGGAATGGCAGCCGTTTTAAGTGCAAGCATCAACGCTCCTTTTACATCAATATTCTTAGTCTGTGGATTAACGAATAATTACACCTTGTTTATTCCTATTATGGCAGTTTGTTTTATTTCAAAACATACCGCTCAATTGATTTACCCATTCACGGTATATACCTATTCGTCTAGTTTATCCAAATAA
- a CDS encoding LytTR family DNA-binding domain-containing protein, translating into MTTIIIEDEKPAARLLQRKLSKLNIEVGVMLHSVEESIEWFSNNEHPDLIFLDIQLSDGLSFEIFEKMEIKSAVIFTTAYDEYALKAFKLNSIDYLLKPIDEDDLEAAISKYKTRLPKPETNLSLDFEQIRKMLSNPFEKNYKKRFTIKIGQHLKVISSDEIECIFSENKGTYIHTFDNRSYLLESTLEVLENELDPKEFYRISRKFIIPLKSVKEIVVYSNSRLKVILPSYKEDEVIVSREKVSDFKNWIR; encoded by the coding sequence ATGACGACAATTATAATCGAAGATGAAAAACCAGCAGCAAGATTATTGCAACGAAAACTCAGTAAACTAAATATTGAAGTAGGAGTGATGCTCCATTCTGTGGAAGAATCTATCGAGTGGTTTTCTAATAATGAGCATCCAGATTTAATTTTTCTGGATATTCAATTATCGGATGGATTGTCATTTGAAATCTTCGAAAAAATGGAAATAAAAAGTGCTGTAATTTTTACCACAGCTTATGACGAATATGCCTTAAAAGCGTTCAAATTAAACTCGATTGATTATCTTTTAAAACCTATCGATGAGGATGATTTAGAAGCCGCAATTTCTAAATATAAAACCCGTTTGCCCAAACCAGAAACGAACCTAAGTTTAGACTTCGAACAGATTCGAAAAATGCTTTCTAACCCATTCGAAAAAAATTATAAAAAAAGATTTACCATAAAAATTGGGCAGCATTTGAAAGTGATTTCTTCCGATGAAATTGAGTGTATATTTAGTGAAAATAAAGGGACTTATATTCATACTTTCGATAATAGAAGTTATTTATTAGAATCAACTTTGGAAGTTTTAGAAAATGAATTAGATCCAAAAGAATTCTACAGAATTAGCCGAAAATTTATTATTCCATTGAAGTCGGTCAAAGAAATTGTGGTGTACTCTAATTCTAGATTAAAGGTGATTTTGCCTTCCTATAAGGAAGATGAAGTTATAGTAAGTAGAGAAAAAGTATCTGATTTTAAAAACTGGATCAGATAA
- a CDS encoding VOC family protein: MLSLNKIHHIAIICSDYQKSKHFYTEILGLTIVQEIYRAERESYKLDLALNGIFTIELFSFENAPKRVSGPEAAGLRHLAFEVNDIQKTRDYFTSQNIYAEEIRMDVHTKKNYFFIADPDDLPIEFYEK; this comes from the coding sequence ATGCTCTCTTTAAATAAAATTCATCATATTGCTATTATTTGCTCTGATTATCAAAAATCAAAACATTTCTACACCGAAATATTAGGACTAACTATTGTTCAAGAAATTTATAGAGCTGAGAGAGAATCCTACAAACTCGATTTAGCACTCAACGGAATTTTTACCATTGAATTATTTTCGTTTGAAAACGCCCCAAAAAGGGTTTCAGGACCAGAAGCTGCTGGTCTTAGGCATTTAGCTTTTGAAGTTAACGACATACAAAAAACAAGAGATTATTTTACTTCACAAAATATATATGCTGAAGAAATCCGAATGGATGTTCATACCAAAAAAAATTATTTCTTTATTGCTGATCCTGATGATTTACCAATAGAATTTTATGAAAAATAA
- a CDS encoding 2TM domain-containing protein produces the protein MENISEQNERYFLAKKRVKSMRGFYIHLFFYLVINTVIIAQIFTHNDREFFRLENFSTALFWGIGLLAHGTSVFGSNLIFGKKWEERKIQELMNKDVNKKWE, from the coding sequence ATGGAAAATATTTCAGAACAAAATGAACGCTATTTTTTAGCGAAGAAAAGAGTCAAAAGTATGAGAGGATTTTATATCCATTTATTCTTCTATTTGGTAATTAATACGGTTATAATTGCTCAAATTTTTACACATAATGATCGCGAATTTTTTCGATTAGAAAACTTTTCTACGGCATTATTCTGGGGCATTGGATTACTGGCTCATGGAACAAGTGTTTTTGGTAGTAATTTAATTTTTGGAAAAAAATGGGAAGAAAGAAAAATCCAAGAGTTAATGAATAAAGATGTAAACAAGAAATGGGAGTAA